The Methanococcoides methylutens MM1 genome has a window encoding:
- a CDS encoding HAMP domain-containing sensor histidine kinase has translation MKHKTRQLSEKLLIKENAVETSINAISFADLNANLTYVNPAFLKLWGYDDETQVQGRPILKFWKRNGRAEKILGKLLSEKRWEGEVIGVRKDGTEFPLLLSANMVLNKDGEPLGIMASAVDITEFKKAEKAMIDGKFAAEAANKAKTELLRNVSHELRTPLNSIIGFSNVLVDEDLSEKQMKYAKTVLKNGKQLLGIFNNVLSISNVELMKMNLEIQSFSVPDVVKDVETSLIPFSASKDIDLTFDVDANLGLVNADKEKIRQTLYNLTENAIKFTPAKGSVSVTAKRADEFMEISIRDTGIGISPEEQKRLFIPFMQLDGSITRKYGGVGLGLAIAKNFVETHGGEIWVESEVGNGSTFGFSIPTDPMDPEL, from the coding sequence GTGAAACATAAGACAAGGCAGTTGTCAGAGAAACTCCTGATAAAAGAAAATGCTGTCGAGACATCCATCAATGCGATCAGTTTTGCAGATCTCAATGCCAATTTGACCTATGTTAATCCTGCATTTCTAAAGTTGTGGGGTTATGATGATGAAACCCAGGTTCAGGGAAGACCGATTTTAAAATTCTGGAAGAGGAATGGACGTGCCGAAAAGATACTGGGGAAGTTACTCTCGGAAAAAAGATGGGAAGGGGAAGTGATCGGTGTAAGAAAGGATGGGACGGAATTCCCGCTACTCCTGTCGGCAAACATGGTTCTGAACAAGGATGGCGAACCTCTTGGTATAATGGCTTCGGCTGTGGACATCACAGAGTTCAAAAAGGCGGAAAAAGCGATGATAGATGGAAAATTCGCCGCTGAAGCTGCCAACAAGGCAAAAACCGAGTTGTTGAGAAATGTAAGCCATGAGCTCAGGACACCTTTGAATTCGATCATAGGTTTTTCGAATGTGCTGGTTGATGAGGACCTGAGTGAGAAACAGATGAAATATGCAAAAACCGTTTTGAAGAACGGCAAACAATTGCTGGGTATTTTCAACAATGTATTGAGCATTTCCAATGTTGAGCTTATGAAAATGAACCTTGAGATCCAGTCCTTCAGTGTGCCGGATGTTGTTAAGGATGTTGAGACATCACTGATCCCTTTCTCTGCATCAAAGGACATCGATCTGACATTTGATGTCGATGCAAATCTGGGACTTGTAAATGCAGACAAGGAGAAGATAAGGCAGACCCTGTACAACCTTACTGAGAATGCTATCAAGTTCACACCGGCAAAAGGTTCTGTGTCAGTAACAGCAAAAAGGGCCGATGAGTTCATGGAAATATCCATAAGAGATACAGGCATTGGTATTTCCCCGGAAGAACAAAAGAGGCTGTTCATACCCTTTATGCAACTTGACGGCTCGATCACCCGAAAATACGGAGGTGTGGGCCTCGGGCTCGCTATCGCAAAGAACTTCGTGGAAACACATGGCGGCGAGATCTGGGTTGAGAGTGAGGTTGGGAATGGAAGTACATTCGGGTTTAGTATACCAACAGATCCCATGGACCCGGAGTTATAA
- a CDS encoding PAS domain S-box protein, with amino-acid sequence MEQCFEIIFNSVNDGILIYASDGHFLEVNRVMCDDLGYQKDELLQMTVMDITPPEFRKITGEQIAEKLKQGSGFVETMVQCKDGSLASIELNVRPIKYKGTPAVLAVARNITERKIAERKLRESEEKFKTVFESANDGIYVTDLYGRFLEVNKIACKQLGYTRSELLQMRPQDIDLFADATDVGSQIDQLLQDEHNLFESILVRKDGSTFPVEVNIQVIDYMGEKAILGVSRDMTEHKQADEAMLNAKLAAEDASRAKSEFLTNMSHELRTPLNSIIGFSEVLCSENVGDLNDMQKRYVSNVYRSGKHLLELINDILDLSKIEAGKMSLNPDKFAIRDTINEIMETMMPLATEKGIELKCDIDPERPFIVADAVKLRQIIYNLVSNAIKFTDRGGSVTIETRSSDDRISVLVKDTGIGISVVDQKKLFQPFVQIDSSNAREYGGTGLGLSLVKNFVEMHGGKIWVESEVEKGSTFGFTIPTDPEVS; translated from the coding sequence ATGGAACAATGTTTTGAAATTATATTTAATTCCGTAAACGACGGAATTCTGATTTATGCCTCTGATGGCCATTTTCTGGAAGTGAACCGGGTCATGTGCGATGATCTGGGGTATCAGAAGGATGAATTGCTGCAGATGACGGTAATGGATATTACTCCCCCGGAATTCAGAAAGATCACAGGCGAACAGATAGCTGAAAAGTTGAAGCAGGGAAGTGGATTTGTCGAAACCATGGTCCAGTGTAAGGACGGTTCTCTGGCATCAATTGAGCTTAATGTCCGCCCTATCAAATACAAAGGAACTCCTGCAGTCCTGGCCGTTGCAAGGAATATAACCGAGCGTAAGATCGCAGAAAGGAAACTGAGAGAAAGTGAGGAGAAGTTCAAAACCGTTTTTGAGAGTGCCAATGATGGGATCTATGTAACTGATCTTTATGGCCGGTTCCTGGAAGTTAACAAAATTGCATGCAAGCAACTGGGGTATACCCGGAGTGAACTTCTTCAGATGAGGCCACAGGACATAGATCTTTTTGCTGATGCAACAGATGTAGGCAGCCAGATCGATCAGCTTCTTCAGGATGAACACAACCTTTTTGAGTCAATTCTTGTCCGAAAGGACGGGTCGACATTTCCTGTAGAGGTCAATATCCAGGTGATCGATTATATGGGAGAAAAGGCAATTCTGGGTGTTTCGAGGGACATGACCGAACACAAGCAGGCAGATGAGGCAATGCTCAATGCCAAACTTGCTGCCGAGGATGCCAGCCGGGCCAAATCGGAGTTCCTCACAAATATGAGCCACGAACTGAGAACCCCTCTCAATTCGATCATCGGATTCTCGGAAGTACTTTGCAGTGAAAATGTTGGCGATCTGAATGATATGCAGAAGCGCTACGTTTCCAATGTTTATAGAAGTGGCAAACATCTTCTGGAACTGATCAACGACATACTGGATCTGTCAAAGATCGAAGCCGGTAAGATGAGTTTGAACCCTGATAAGTTTGCTATTCGTGACACCATCAATGAAATAATGGAAACAATGATGCCTCTTGCAACAGAAAAGGGCATTGAACTGAAGTGTGACATCGATCCTGAAAGACCCTTTATTGTTGCGGATGCTGTGAAATTAAGGCAGATAATTTATAACCTCGTGAGCAACGCGATCAAGTTCACTGATCGTGGAGGATCTGTGACAATAGAAACACGATCATCTGATGATCGTATTTCCGTTCTTGTAAAAGATACCGGTATCGGAATTTCAGTCGTGGACCAGAAAAAACTGTTCCAGCCGTTCGTCCAGATCGATTCGTCGAATGCACGTGAATATGGTGGGACCGGTCTGGGTCTTAGCCTTGTAAAGAACTTTGTGGAAATGCATGGTGGCAAGATCTGGGTTGAAAGTGAGGTAGAGAAGGGAAGTACATTTGGATTTACCATTCCAACAGATCCGGAAGTCTCTTGA
- a CDS encoding GAF domain-containing protein: protein MELVINSSPVVVFLWKNEPNWPVEVVSDNILQFGYTANELISGEVLYSDIIYPDDLEYVRSTFEKKPGETNKGLTADYRIITKSGDVRWVRERTLIRRDEDGKISHYQGIILDITERKKAEDALRLDEFRLEALLKLNKMTAAPLQEITDFAREEAVKLTRSKQGYLAFMSPDEGALIMHSWSKDAMKECAIEDRKFIYPIETTGLWGEAVKQRKPIITNDYQAPSSLKKGYPQGHVELTRHMNVPIFDGNRIVAVAGVGNKEEDYDESDLRQLILLMQGMWRLIQRKQMEEALQKYSQELSKAEVELKSLDRMEADFVSSKKDVSQVTEYGELIDGETLDIIDDLKKKAIDNVLHNSQRLRRLVDSFVYTSMEEADKIEYNFEPIDISGPLEDSLLDTIFIVEEKDILVEKTIPEQLPLVDGDEEKLIDMFTVLLDDAIRFTPPKGKLTIKIDAEENDLHIMVKDSGPGIPKKLIPHMFQRFYEIGASIKQSYEGLESGLYICKKIVDAHEGRIKIESKIGAGTAVHVWLPKIK, encoded by the coding sequence TTGGAACTTGTTATTAATAGCAGTCCGGTTGTCGTATTCTTATGGAAGAATGAACCCAACTGGCCAGTAGAGGTTGTTTCAGATAATATCCTTCAATTTGGTTATACTGCAAATGAGTTGATATCAGGTGAGGTTCTCTATTCTGATATAATCTATCCGGATGATCTTGAATATGTTCGTTCTACTTTTGAAAAGAAACCCGGAGAGACTAACAAGGGTTTAACTGCAGATTATAGAATAATCACAAAATCCGGAGATGTTCGATGGGTTCGTGAGAGAACTTTGATCCGGCGGGATGAAGATGGGAAAATATCCCATTATCAGGGTATCATTCTTGACATAACTGAACGCAAAAAAGCAGAGGATGCTCTTCGTCTTGACGAGTTCCGTCTTGAGGCACTTTTGAAACTTAACAAAATGACTGCTGCTCCTTTGCAGGAGATAACGGATTTTGCCCGCGAGGAAGCTGTTAAGCTAACCAGAAGCAAACAGGGCTATCTTGCATTCATGAGTCCGGATGAAGGTGCTCTTATTATGCATTCATGGTCAAAGGATGCAATGAAGGAATGTGCAATAGAAGATCGAAAGTTCATATACCCCATCGAGACCACCGGTCTCTGGGGAGAAGCTGTAAAGCAGAGAAAACCAATAATTACCAATGATTACCAGGCTCCAAGTTCCCTTAAGAAAGGATATCCTCAAGGCCATGTGGAGCTGACGCGTCACATGAATGTTCCAATATTTGATGGTAATCGTATCGTTGCTGTTGCCGGGGTTGGAAATAAAGAAGAAGATTACGACGAATCTGATCTGCGGCAATTGATCCTGCTTATGCAGGGCATGTGGAGGCTTATCCAGCGTAAACAAATGGAAGAGGCACTACAGAAGTATTCGCAAGAACTCTCAAAAGCAGAGGTCGAGCTCAAGTCTCTTGATCGGATGGAGGCTGATTTCGTCTCAAGTAAAAAAGATGTTTCCCAGGTCACTGAGTATGGTGAACTGATCGATGGTGAAACACTTGACATTATCGATGATCTGAAGAAAAAGGCCATCGACAATGTGCTACATAATTCTCAAAGGTTAAGACGATTAGTAGATTCTTTCGTTTATACAAGCATGGAAGAAGCTGATAAGATCGAGTACAATTTCGAGCCAATTGATATTTCCGGTCCTCTGGAAGATTCCCTTCTGGACACTATTTTCATTGTAGAGGAAAAAGATATCCTGGTGGAAAAGACGATACCTGAACAACTTCCTTTGGTCGATGGGGATGAAGAAAAACTGATTGATATGTTCACGGTTCTTTTGGATGATGCTATTAGGTTCACTCCTCCCAAAGGGAAATTGACCATAAAAATCGATGCAGAAGAAAATGATCTGCACATAATGGTTAAAGACAGTGGTCCAGGAATTCCGAAAAAACTAATACCTCATATGTTCCAGAGATTCTATGAGATTGGCGCCTCAATAAAACAAAGTTATGAAGGACTTGAATCTGGTCTTTACATCTGCAAGAAAATAGTTGATGCTCATGAAGGCAGGATAAAGATAGAGAGCAAAATTGGTGCAGGGACTGCGGTTCATGTATGGCTTCCTAAAATAAAATGA
- a CDS encoding winged helix-turn-helix domain-containing protein, whose translation MKSELLGTLFLSEKRKDLLLLLIEGPRDIDEIKETLDVTSSAIMTQIKILMSQGLIVHESGLYELSDMCRVIVKKMQPLLDTLSVYADNKDYWENHNLNAIPSDLLERIEEFGNCEVIEPDLNRMYELPKKLEDSLRQSSYVKEVSSYFSPAYPGVYIDLAKKGIDVSVIVTEPVFDRLQNEYKEGTKEFVNLEFGNLFVCEEKVELASSTVTDKFMALSLFYKTGIYHNHAVMSFEESALKWGEDLFMHYLAISKQITDADI comes from the coding sequence ATGAAATCTGAGTTATTAGGCACTCTTTTCCTTTCGGAAAAAAGAAAAGACCTCCTTCTTTTGTTAATAGAAGGACCCAGGGATATTGATGAGATCAAAGAAACACTTGATGTAACCTCAAGTGCTATAATGACTCAGATAAAGATACTTATGAGCCAAGGCCTGATAGTGCATGAAAGTGGTCTCTACGAATTATCTGACATGTGCAGGGTAATTGTAAAAAAAATGCAGCCTTTATTGGATACTTTGTCGGTCTATGCGGATAACAAAGATTATTGGGAAAATCACAATCTCAATGCTATTCCTTCAGATCTTCTGGAAAGGATCGAAGAGTTTGGTAATTGTGAAGTCATTGAACCAGACCTTAACCGCATGTATGAACTTCCAAAGAAGCTGGAAGATTCTCTCAGGCAGTCGAGTTATGTAAAAGAGGTTTCTTCATATTTCAGTCCGGCATATCCTGGGGTTTATATTGATCTTGCTAAAAAAGGCATCGATGTTTCTGTAATCGTAACAGAGCCGGTCTTTGATAGGCTTCAAAACGAATACAAGGAGGGAACAAAAGAGTTCGTGAATCTGGAATTTGGGAACCTTTTTGTTTGCGAAGAGAAAGTTGAACTTGCATCAAGTACTGTTACAGACAAATTCATGGCTCTATCTCTCTTCTATAAGACTGGAATATACCACAACCATGCTGTTATGAGCTTTGAAGAAAGTGCTTTGAAGTGGGGAGAGGACCTGTTCATGCATTATCTTGCCATCTCAAAACAGATTACTGACGCAGATATATAA
- a CDS encoding methyltransferase cognate corrinoid protein has protein sequence MTEEIFNKLAEAVVSGNKDEAVELSNKALEEGVDPYEAIIEGLAKGMEIVSDNYEKGTAFVPHLLIASNAMYGGMDVLTPHMKTEGAAKPSNVVIGTVEGDVHDIGKNLVKTMMTAGGFNLIDLGHDVPLEKFIETAKENQADVISMSALMTTTMVGMEKVIEMLQEDGLRDSLIVMVGGAPISEEFAEAIGADKTAPDALHASHWVKDAVSELPPSEERWSDEKINLSKIKYREILSKKKVKSKTDIGLETARQIIDEFESVGVKTKEEMSHADRSLAAMADKKVDRLPVYPLACGVLRKFADASYKDYALDPAKFAESAFLGAKYLDLDMFVGLIDLSATSADFGCKIKYPEDDTPSSEGHLDDYEKLEVPDVKEGTRAYELIKASKLAKDKLNKELGTPFVGFHEGPLLTLTQLMGADRVLMDMKTNPDVVLEAVQKCTDYICQVSEVFFEEDACDALCIDNLWSNNVIMGEDDYWKFDGKFVYDQHLPIFKKYDQPYIIHNCADAVHFDTQIKKFGTALYSYAYYEKSKDKGSQNYADLIPKYGDTCCMMGEVNPIEFMDNSPEGIQKIENDTEELLKGVLETLKENGMQSKYVMSTGCEVPPGGPLTGVKAMVDKVKELGPQFQKEIIG, from the coding sequence ATGACAGAAGAGATCTTTAACAAGTTAGCGGAAGCTGTGGTTTCCGGAAACAAGGATGAGGCAGTAGAACTGTCAAATAAGGCATTAGAGGAAGGTGTTGACCCATACGAGGCTATTATTGAAGGATTAGCCAAAGGAATGGAAATAGTCAGTGACAATTATGAGAAAGGAACTGCTTTCGTTCCCCATCTGTTGATTGCTTCAAATGCAATGTATGGTGGAATGGATGTTCTCACCCCTCATATGAAAACAGAAGGAGCAGCTAAGCCATCAAATGTTGTGATCGGTACAGTAGAGGGCGATGTCCATGACATCGGTAAGAACCTTGTCAAGACAATGATGACTGCAGGAGGATTCAACCTTATAGACCTCGGGCATGATGTCCCTCTTGAAAAATTTATTGAGACTGCAAAAGAGAACCAGGCAGATGTCATCTCGATGAGTGCACTTATGACAACCACAATGGTTGGAATGGAGAAGGTCATCGAGATGCTTCAGGAAGATGGTTTAAGGGATTCCCTCATCGTGATGGTAGGAGGAGCACCTATCTCTGAAGAGTTTGCTGAAGCGATAGGAGCAGATAAAACTGCACCTGATGCATTGCATGCTTCACACTGGGTAAAGGATGCTGTAAGTGAACTTCCTCCTTCTGAAGAGAGGTGGAGTGATGAGAAGATCAACCTTTCCAAGATAAAATACAGGGAGATCCTTTCAAAGAAGAAGGTCAAGAGCAAAACCGACATCGGCCTTGAGACTGCCAGACAGATCATTGATGAGTTCGAGAGTGTTGGTGTCAAGACAAAGGAAGAGATGAGCCATGCTGACAGGAGCCTTGCAGCTATGGCTGACAAGAAAGTTGATCGTCTTCCAGTCTATCCACTTGCTTGCGGTGTTCTCAGGAAATTTGCAGATGCAAGTTACAAGGACTATGCACTTGACCCTGCCAAATTTGCAGAAAGCGCATTCCTTGGTGCAAAGTATCTGGACCTTGACATGTTCGTTGGCCTGATCGACCTGTCAGCTACTTCAGCTGATTTTGGATGTAAGATCAAGTACCCTGAAGATGATACTCCATCATCAGAAGGCCACCTTGATGACTATGAGAAACTTGAGGTCCCGGATGTCAAGGAAGGAACCCGTGCCTATGAACTCATCAAGGCATCAAAACTTGCCAAGGACAAGCTGAACAAGGAACTCGGCACTCCATTCGTTGGATTCCACGAAGGACCACTTCTCACACTGACCCAGCTTATGGGTGCTGATCGTGTCCTGATGGATATGAAGACCAACCCGGATGTCGTTCTTGAAGCAGTCCAGAAATGTACAGACTATATCTGTCAGGTTTCAGAGGTCTTCTTCGAAGAAGATGCCTGTGATGCTCTTTGTATTGACAACCTCTGGTCAAACAATGTCATAATGGGTGAAGACGATTACTGGAAGTTTGATGGTAAGTTTGTCTATGACCAGCACCTTCCGATCTTCAAGAAGTATGATCAGCCGTACATCATCCACAACTGTGCTGATGCTGTCCATTTCGACACACAGATCAAGAAGTTTGGAACCGCTCTGTACAGCTATGCATACTATGAGAAATCAAAGGACAAGGGCTCACAGAACTATGCAGACCTTATTCCAAAATACGGAGATACCTGCTGTATGATGGGAGAAGTAAACCCGATCGAGTTCATGGACAACTCCCCAGAAGGTATACAGAAGATCGAAAATGATACTGAGGAGCTGCTCAAGGGTGTCCTTGAAACACTGAAGGAGAATGGAATGCAGTCCAAGTATGTCATGTCAACCGGATGTGAGGTTCCACCAGGAGGGCCGCTGACAGGTGTCAAGGCCATGGTAGACAAGGTCAAGGAACTTGGTCCACAGTTTCAGAAAGAGATAATAGGGTGA
- a CDS encoding hydantoinase/oxoprolinase family protein, whose protein sequence is MEMINMYLGLGIDTGGTYTDSIIMDISTGTVMDSNKSLTTHSNLIKGIKKSIEGLDNSYLKDIEFVSVSTTLATNTTLEGKGHPAGLILIGHSITGALSTDHVLSIKGGHDADGNVIEELDDLGLVEDFVMENKDKVSSFAVSSYFGVRNPEYEIIVKGLIGELTDKPVVCGHELSSSLGAYERAVTALLNAQLIPVTDQFIRSILSVMEEKGIDADLMMMKCDGSLVRIEDALKKPVESIFSGPAASLVGASHLAGVKTCLTMDVGGTSTDVSMISNGIPETSDSGAKVGGWSTMVKAIKMCTSALGGDSHVWVQTGVSIGPKRVTPLCLAAYNHPELIGKLAEMEKPNVRHMNDIIQPTTFFVRSGPELQGMKNSVLSSNEREVLDVLGDEPLSLSDISMKLGEHTLMFSSILASLVKKRYVQQIGFTPTDALHVLRDYIKWDSKASCLGAELLAEYLDMGMGSFCSYIKEQVVKNMSLNIISFFEEDVKRSDIEKMIDFSSPVTFKVNHPVVLVGGPVKAYLNDINNMIDANIIVPEHHEVGNAVGALLGDVVHRTDVLVRGAGAGSNQYAVFSETGREVFDEYTDAVAHGLELSKNLIAEHMTGYGLDMSMISFDLTRHDVRSGFGPNLETRLVATGIGSPRRY, encoded by the coding sequence ATGGAGATGATTAATATGTATCTTGGTCTTGGTATTGACACTGGGGGAACCTATACTGATTCGATTATTATGGATATTTCAACCGGAACAGTAATGGATTCCAATAAGTCGTTGACAACACACTCCAATCTTATAAAAGGGATCAAGAAATCCATTGAAGGCCTTGATAACAGTTATTTGAAAGATATAGAATTTGTTTCAGTTTCAACTACTCTTGCAACCAATACGACACTTGAAGGAAAAGGGCATCCTGCAGGCCTTATACTTATCGGCCATTCGATCACTGGAGCTCTTTCAACTGACCATGTTCTTTCCATTAAAGGAGGCCATGATGCAGATGGCAATGTTATTGAGGAGCTTGATGATCTTGGTCTGGTTGAAGACTTTGTTATGGAGAATAAAGACAAAGTTTCATCTTTTGCAGTTTCATCTTATTTCGGGGTCAGGAATCCTGAATATGAAATAATAGTCAAAGGTCTCATTGGGGAACTGACCGATAAACCCGTTGTATGCGGGCATGAACTCTCAAGTAGTCTGGGTGCTTATGAAAGAGCTGTCACAGCATTGCTAAATGCACAGCTTATCCCTGTAACTGATCAATTCATACGCTCTATCCTTTCAGTAATGGAAGAAAAGGGAATTGATGCTGACCTCATGATGATGAAATGTGATGGTTCTCTTGTCAGGATAGAAGATGCGCTCAAAAAACCTGTCGAATCAATCTTTTCGGGTCCCGCAGCCAGCCTTGTCGGTGCATCTCATCTTGCAGGCGTTAAGACATGCCTGACTATGGATGTAGGGGGTACAAGCACCGACGTATCAATGATATCCAATGGAATTCCTGAAACAAGTGATAGTGGAGCTAAGGTAGGTGGCTGGAGCACTATGGTAAAGGCCATAAAGATGTGTACATCTGCTCTTGGAGGTGATAGTCATGTGTGGGTTCAGACAGGAGTTTCCATTGGTCCTAAAAGAGTCACTCCTCTATGTCTTGCAGCATATAACCACCCTGAGCTGATAGGAAAACTTGCTGAAATGGAAAAGCCAAATGTGCGTCATATGAATGATATCATACAACCAACTACTTTCTTTGTCAGAAGTGGTCCTGAACTTCAGGGCATGAAAAATTCTGTATTGAGCTCTAATGAGAGAGAAGTTCTCGATGTACTTGGTGATGAACCTCTCTCCCTATCCGATATTTCGATGAAACTTGGTGAGCATACTCTGATGTTCTCTAGTATACTTGCATCACTCGTAAAGAAAAGATATGTTCAGCAGATCGGTTTTACACCTACAGATGCATTGCATGTGTTAAGGGATTATATCAAGTGGGATTCAAAAGCATCTTGTTTGGGAGCCGAACTACTCGCTGAGTATTTGGACATGGGAATGGGTAGTTTTTGTTCTTACATAAAAGAGCAAGTTGTAAAGAACATGTCTTTGAATATAATCTCCTTCTTTGAAGAAGATGTCAAGAGATCAGACATCGAGAAAATGATCGATTTTTCGTCTCCTGTTACATTCAAGGTTAATCATCCGGTGGTTCTTGTTGGGGGTCCTGTGAAGGCGTATTTGAACGATATCAACAACATGATAGATGCCAATATAATAGTCCCTGAACATCATGAGGTCGGAAACGCCGTTGGTGCGCTTCTTGGAGATGTTGTTCACAGAACCGATGTTCTTGTGAGGGGGGCTGGTGCAGGCAGTAATCAATATGCTGTTTTCTCTGAGACCGGAAGAGAGGTCTTTGACGAATATACAGATGCTGTGGCACATGGCCTTGAACTCAGTAAAAATCTGATAGCCGAACATATGACTGGATATGGGTTGGATATGAGTATGATCAGTTTTGATCTGACCAGGCATGATGTACGAAGTGGATTTGGTCCGAATCTTGAAACCAGGCTGGTAGCAACGGGTATTGGAAGCCCAAGGAGGTATTGA
- a CDS encoding TCP-1/cpn60 chaperonin family protein — translation MSSVINNVGQQQNNLDDIYQLAQSVRQKIGLEGDVEDKELIDHLETACSEIKELLSSSFGPRGLNKLITNHVDDIYLTNDGRTIIEQMDVLHPIVTSLKELSRSMDKSCGDGTKTAVILASSLIINAVKLIKMGFHPTTIIKGYKLALNKAYELLELNSITARSYDESYAAILSATVSKGIEFDQAEVLSTIVVDVVEHLRTLSVDGYLDLDENVKIMKKVGGPEIVHLNGVILDEAPARFDMPRSSIDSKILILNYDVKLKSEIVNSRHNISMDSIETAYLFEEERKRILGNFAEKIINTGVNVVFCEGDVDSCIEEKLVKNNILMFKKLKMKDLENISMATGAEIMSIRDDLHEQHLGRADKVEVKKRCGEDFAFIEVEDQKFSTILIWEPAKYALEKVEEAADDALNTAAFILRNKMVVTGGGGIEFELSQMLRSYASTIEGKEQFAVIEYANALEDIPRILAKNMGMNVIDSMTKMSYLYNKGLDARVDYSRKIIENNPLVYDSATIKKLAIISATETANSVLRIDKIVMKK, via the coding sequence ATGAGTTCAGTAATAAATAATGTGGGGCAACAACAGAACAATTTGGACGATATATATCAGCTTGCACAGAGTGTACGCCAAAAGATCGGACTGGAAGGAGATGTTGAGGATAAAGAACTGATCGATCATCTGGAAACTGCATGTTCTGAGATAAAAGAACTCCTGAGTTCTTCTTTTGGCCCCAGGGGCCTTAATAAGCTGATCACAAATCATGTTGATGACATATATCTGACCAACGATGGAAGAACCATTATAGAACAAATGGATGTTCTGCATCCAATAGTAACTTCTTTGAAAGAACTTTCACGATCGATGGATAAATCCTGTGGCGATGGTACGAAGACTGCAGTGATATTGGCATCCAGCCTTATCATAAATGCAGTGAAACTTATCAAAATGGGTTTCCACCCTACCACTATTATAAAAGGCTACAAACTTGCCCTTAATAAGGCGTATGAGCTTCTTGAGCTCAACAGCATAACTGCCAGATCATACGATGAGTCCTATGCTGCTATCCTGAGTGCAACTGTTAGTAAAGGCATAGAGTTCGATCAGGCAGAGGTGCTTTCAACTATAGTTGTCGATGTGGTCGAACATCTGAGGACATTATCAGTTGATGGCTATCTTGATCTCGATGAAAATGTGAAGATAATGAAAAAGGTAGGTGGGCCTGAGATTGTCCACCTTAACGGTGTCATTCTTGATGAGGCTCCTGCAAGGTTTGACATGCCACGATCATCTATTGATTCTAAGATCCTTATCCTGAACTATGATGTGAAGCTCAAGAGTGAAATTGTAAACTCCAGGCATAACATCAGCATGGATAGTATTGAAACTGCTTATCTGTTCGAAGAAGAGCGTAAGAGGATACTCGGCAATTTTGCTGAGAAGATCATCAATACTGGTGTAAATGTTGTTTTTTGTGAGGGTGATGTGGACTCTTGCATCGAAGAAAAGCTTGTGAAGAACAACATATTGATGTTCAAGAAACTTAAAATGAAAGATCTTGAGAACATTTCAATGGCAACAGGTGCGGAGATAATGTCCATAAGAGATGACCTGCATGAACAGCACCTTGGAAGGGCGGATAAGGTTGAAGTTAAAAAGAGATGTGGAGAGGATTTTGCTTTCATAGAAGTTGAAGATCAGAAGTTTTCAACAATTCTGATATGGGAGCCTGCTAAATATGCACTTGAAAAGGTCGAAGAGGCTGCAGACGATGCATTAAACACAGCAGCATTCATTCTCAGGAACAAAATGGTAGTTACCGGAGGTGGTGGAATTGAGTTTGAACTTTCACAGATGTTGAGAAGCTATGCTTCTACAATAGAAGGAAAGGAACAGTTCGCCGTTATCGAGTATGCCAACGCACTCGAGGATATACCCCGGATACTGGCAAAGAACATGGGTATGAATGTTATCGATTCAATGACAAAAATGTCCTATCTCTACAATAAGGGTCTTGATGCAAGGGTTGATTATTCCAGAAAGATCATCGAGAACAATCCTCTTGTATATGATTCTGCCACCATCAAGAAGCTGGCCATCATCTCTGCCACTGAAACTGCAAACAGCGTTTTGAGGATCGACAAAATAGTGATGAAGAAATAA